In one window of Desertifilum tharense IPPAS B-1220 DNA:
- a CDS encoding Uma2 family endonuclease, producing the protein MMTSTDATLKLSLAEFLELPETKPASEYIDGRIYQKPMPQIKHSILQFELSSAINKVGKPQKIVYAFPELRCTFGGRSLVPDIAVFLWHRIPLDERGEPQNRIEIYPDWAIEILSPDQTDSRVTEKILFYLNNGTSLGWMIDPQDRMIISYQPQQQPEVKQGDDRLPVLSVLADLQLSANELFEWLKF; encoded by the coding sequence ATTATGACTTCAACAGATGCAACGCTCAAATTATCGCTGGCGGAGTTTCTAGAGCTGCCAGAAACAAAACCTGCTAGTGAGTATATCGACGGGAGAATCTATCAAAAACCAATGCCTCAAATCAAGCACAGTATACTGCAATTTGAGTTGTCGTCGGCCATTAATAAAGTCGGCAAACCCCAAAAAATAGTCTATGCATTCCCTGAATTGCGTTGCACCTTTGGCGGACGTTCATTGGTTCCTGATATTGCTGTTTTTTTATGGCATAGAATTCCGCTTGATGAACGTGGAGAGCCACAAAATCGAATTGAAATTTATCCCGACTGGGCCATAGAAATTCTCTCACCAGACCAGACTGATTCGCGAGTTACAGAAAAGATACTTTTTTACTTAAATAATGGGACGAGTTTAGGATGGATGATTGACCCACAAGACCGCATGATCATTAGTTATCAACCACAACAGCAGCCGGAGGTGAAGCAAGGAGATGACAGGTTGCCTGTGTTGTCCGTGCTGGCAGATTTGCAGCTATCAGCAAACGAGTTATTTGAGTGGTTAAAGTTTTAG
- a CDS encoding Uma2 family endonuclease, translated as MTSTTEPITQITLEEFLAQPETKPASEYIDGRIYQKPMAQGEHSILQGSLIAAINQVAKPQQLACAFPELRCTFENRAIVPDITVFEWQRIPRRPNGRIANKFEIPPDWVIEILSPEQSPSRVISKITFCLKHGTKLGWFIEPEDESVVVFLPNQLPEVKYGDEKLPVLEVLGDWNLSVGDVFSWLY; from the coding sequence ATGACTTCAACGACAGAACCCATTACCCAAATCACCTTAGAAGAGTTTTTGGCACAACCAGAAACTAAACCTGCTAGTGAATATATTGATGGGAGAATATACCAGAAACCAATGGCTCAAGGAGAACATAGTATTTTACAAGGTTCTTTAATCGCTGCCATTAATCAGGTTGCCAAACCGCAGCAGTTAGCTTGTGCGTTTCCAGAATTGCGCTGTACATTTGAGAATCGCGCAATTGTGCCGGATATTACTGTTTTTGAGTGGCAGCGCATCCCTCGCCGTCCTAATGGCAGAATTGCTAATAAGTTTGAAATTCCTCCCGATTGGGTGATTGAAATTCTTTCTCCCGAACAATCACCAAGTCGGGTCATTAGTAAAATTACATTTTGCTTAAAACATGGGACAAAGCTGGGTTGGTTTATTGAACCTGAAGATGAATCGGTAGTGGTATTTCTACCCAATCAATTACCGGAAGTGAAATATGGGGATGAAAAATTACCTGTTCTTGAAGTATTGGGAGATTGGAACCTCTCGGTTGGGGATGTTTTTAGTTGGTTGTATTAG
- a CDS encoding helicase-related protein, with translation MPRIFDNIEQFLLPTLRNTLQISQQADFCVGYFNLRGWREIDDLIEQFAGGERACCRLLVGMQRLPKDEVHSSFALGNEETGIDNSGVIRYKKQIAQEFCEQLTWGAPTNKDEAGLRRLSQQIKTQKVMVKLFLKHPLHAKLYLVHRSDINNPTIGFLGSSNLTLSGLRHQGELNVDVLDHDACQKLQKWFDDRWRDRWCIDISQELVEIIDNSWAREKPIPPYYIYLKIAYHLSQEARAGLSQYPIPRDVKGQLFKFQEAAVQIAARHVNRRGGVLVGDVVGLGKTLIATTLAKILEEDFFLETLIICPKNLVSMWEDYVYRYGLRAKVLSISRVQSELPNERRYRVVLIDESHNLRNREGKRYRAIQEYIALNESRCILLTATPYNKTYLDLSNQLRLFVPEDKDLGIRPEKLLSELGGELEFSRKHQAPVRSLAAFEKSEYPDDWRELMRLYMVRRTRSFIQDNYAKSDPPNPLNKGEQVERRKYLEFPNGTRSYFPRRQPQTVKFGMGEDDDSYAALYSEDVVKILNSLNLPRYGLGNYAVSVKSAQSKSLTTAESVQLKGLSRAGKRLMGFCRTNLFKRLESGGPAFIQSLDRHILRNYIFLHAIAQDLPLPIGAQEAALLDTRNNDEDLDSLAGTLLDPETEEDEELAPEQVLSRTEAEYRQRAAAVYQEYATRYQRRFKWLRPKLFKPSLKQDLHSDAQALMSLLDECGGWDATTDQKLAALIELLCDVHPQKKVLIFTQFADTVHYLTAELKHRGIDRVEGVTGNSADPAGVAWRFSPVSNDKSISAADELRILIATDVLSEGLNLQDCAIIVNYDLPWAIIRLIQRAGRVDRIGQMAEKILCYSFLPVDGVERIINLRGRLRQRLQENAEVVGTDEAFFEDDANEQTMLDLYHEKSGILDGDEDSEVDLTSEAYQIWKNATDNNPTLKKTIENLQNVAYSTRTHIPTTTQPEGVLLYMKTAEGNDALAWINREGESVTQSQFEILRMARCEPETKAIPRDSQHHDLVEQGAKLIAEEEKSAGGQLGRPSGARFRTYERLKRYAKEMPLLVTSDLLKAIDQIYRYPLRQSAVDRLNRSLKSGIDDQQLAELVVALYLDDRLGLVHEEGQMQEPQIICSLGLFQSQN, from the coding sequence ATGCCGCGCATCTTTGACAATATAGAACAATTCCTGCTGCCAACCTTACGGAACACGCTGCAAATTTCACAGCAGGCTGACTTCTGTGTTGGCTACTTTAATCTTAGAGGCTGGCGCGAAATTGACGATTTAATCGAGCAATTTGCTGGCGGAGAAAGAGCTTGCTGTCGTCTGTTAGTGGGAATGCAACGGTTGCCAAAAGATGAAGTTCATTCCTCTTTTGCACTCGGTAACGAAGAGACCGGAATTGATAATAGTGGAGTGATTCGTTACAAGAAACAAATTGCTCAAGAGTTTTGCGAACAACTGACTTGGGGCGCACCAACCAATAAAGATGAGGCGGGTTTGCGTCGGCTGAGTCAGCAGATCAAAACTCAAAAAGTGATGGTCAAACTCTTTCTAAAACATCCGCTTCATGCCAAACTTTACCTTGTTCATCGGTCTGACATCAATAACCCCACGATCGGTTTTTTGGGAAGTAGCAATCTTACATTGTCAGGGTTGCGACACCAGGGAGAGTTGAATGTTGATGTTTTAGATCATGATGCTTGTCAAAAGCTCCAGAAATGGTTTGATGACCGCTGGCGCGATCGCTGGTGTATCGATATTTCCCAAGAACTTGTTGAGATCATTGATAACAGTTGGGCCAGAGAAAAGCCGATTCCCCCTTACTATATTTATCTAAAAATTGCCTACCACCTCTCTCAGGAAGCAAGAGCAGGACTCTCCCAATATCCAATTCCCCGCGATGTTAAGGGTCAGTTGTTTAAATTCCAAGAAGCCGCTGTTCAGATTGCTGCGCGTCACGTCAACCGCAGGGGGGGTGTATTGGTGGGGGATGTTGTGGGTTTAGGCAAAACGTTAATTGCAACAACCTTAGCCAAGATTTTAGAAGAAGATTTTTTCCTAGAAACCCTGATTATTTGCCCTAAAAACCTCGTGTCTATGTGGGAAGACTACGTTTACCGCTATGGACTGCGGGCAAAAGTTCTCTCTATTAGCCGAGTGCAGAGCGAATTACCCAATGAACGCCGTTATCGCGTGGTTCTGATTGACGAAAGCCACAATTTACGGAATCGTGAGGGCAAGCGCTATCGGGCAATTCAGGAGTATATCGCGCTCAATGAGAGCCGCTGCATTCTGCTGACTGCCACTCCCTATAACAAAACCTACCTCGACTTATCCAATCAATTGCGCTTATTTGTACCAGAGGACAAGGATTTAGGGATACGGCCGGAAAAACTGCTGAGTGAGTTAGGGGGAGAACTTGAGTTCAGCCGCAAACACCAAGCGCCAGTACGTTCCCTTGCTGCATTTGAAAAGAGCGAATATCCTGACGATTGGCGAGAACTCATGCGGCTGTACATGGTGCGCCGAACTCGCAGTTTCATTCAGGATAACTATGCTAAGAGCGATCCCCCCAACCCCCTTAATAAGGGGGAGCAAGTCGAAAGACGCAAATATCTGGAATTTCCTAACGGTACGCGGTCTTACTTTCCCCGTCGCCAACCCCAAACCGTCAAGTTTGGCATGGGTGAGGATGATGATTCCTATGCTGCCCTTTACTCAGAGGATGTGGTTAAAATCCTCAATTCTTTGAACTTGCCGAGATACGGCTTAGGCAACTACGCGGTGTCTGTGAAGTCGGCTCAAAGCAAATCGCTCACTACTGCTGAGTCAGTGCAGCTTAAAGGATTATCTCGTGCTGGGAAGCGGCTAATGGGGTTTTGTCGCACGAACCTATTTAAACGCCTAGAAAGTGGCGGGCCGGCCTTCATTCAGTCGCTCGATCGCCATATTTTACGGAATTATATCTTTCTGCACGCGATCGCGCAGGACTTACCGTTACCCATTGGCGCTCAAGAAGCAGCACTCCTAGATACTCGAAATAACGATGAGGACTTAGATTCTTTAGCCGGAACATTGCTCGACCCAGAAACAGAAGAGGACGAGGAACTAGCGCCAGAGCAGGTTTTGTCCCGAACTGAAGCGGAGTATCGCCAACGCGCCGCCGCCGTTTACCAAGAGTATGCTACTCGTTACCAGCGTCGATTCAAATGGCTCCGACCGAAGTTATTTAAGCCATCTCTGAAACAGGATTTACACTCAGACGCTCAAGCTTTAATGAGTCTGCTGGATGAATGTGGGGGTTGGGATGCGACGACTGACCAAAAGTTGGCAGCCTTAATCGAACTCCTGTGCGATGTTCATCCTCAAAAGAAGGTGCTGATTTTCACGCAGTTTGCCGATACCGTGCATTATCTGACCGCAGAACTCAAGCACCGGGGTATTGACCGAGTTGAAGGAGTAACGGGGAATTCGGCTGACCCGGCGGGAGTGGCTTGGCGCTTCAGTCCCGTCAGTAACGATAAATCTATCTCTGCGGCTGATGAATTACGAATCTTAATTGCTACCGATGTTCTGAGTGAAGGACTCAACCTGCAAGACTGCGCCATTATCGTTAACTATGACTTACCTTGGGCAATTATTCGCCTGATTCAACGGGCAGGCCGGGTAGACCGGATTGGTCAAATGGCTGAAAAGATTCTCTGCTACTCCTTTTTACCCGTAGATGGAGTTGAGCGAATTATTAACTTGCGGGGTCGGTTGCGTCAGCGGCTTCAGGAAAATGCGGAAGTGGTGGGTACGGATGAAGCCTTTTTTGAGGATGATGCTAATGAGCAGACGATGCTGGATCTTTATCACGAAAAATCGGGGATTCTAGATGGAGATGAAGATAGCGAAGTTGACTTAACCTCGGAGGCGTATCAAATTTGGAAGAATGCCACCGATAATAACCCGACTCTGAAAAAGACGATTGAAAATTTGCAAAATGTGGCATATTCCACTCGCACTCATATTCCCACCACGACTCAGCCGGAAGGGGTATTGCTGTATATGAAAACCGCAGAAGGCAATGATGCGTTAGCTTGGATCAATCGGGAAGGTGAAAGTGTTACTCAGTCTCAGTTTGAGATTTTGCGGATGGCGCGGTGCGAACCGGAAACCAAGGCTATTCCTCGCGATTCTCAACATCACGATTTAGTCGAACAGGGAGCAAAGTTAATTGCTGAGGAAGAGAAAAGTGCAGGGGGTCAATTAGGCCGTCCTTCGGGTGCGAGGTTTCGGACTTACGAACGGCTCAAGCGCTATGCCAAGGAAATGCCGTTGTTAGTCACTTCTGACTTACTCAAGGCAATTGACCAAATTTACCGCTATCCATTGCGACAGTCAGCGGTTGACCGATTGAATCGTTCTCTCAAGAGTGGGATTGATGACCAACAGTTAGCAGAATTGGTGGTTGCTCTTTATTTAGATGACCGTCTGGGTTTGGTGCATGAGGAGGGTCAAATGCAAGAGCCGCAAATTATTTGTTCGTTAGGATTGTTTCAATCACAAAATTAG
- a CDS encoding PIN domain-containing protein, whose translation MSGVSGGYFLDTNIWLYAFLETEAGTSKQQIARSLIDREGVAVSTQVINEVCVNLIKKGLLDEAEIQQLVQDFYEGCQVIELSRQILMNASELRQRYNFSFWDSLIIACALEAGIDTLDSEDMQNGLIVSECLRIVNPFVEGESIIETEF comes from the coding sequence ATGAGCGGGGTTAGTGGCGGATATTTTCTCGATACGAATATCTGGCTTTATGCGTTTTTGGAGACAGAAGCAGGAACAAGCAAACAGCAAATTGCGCGTTCTTTGATTGATAGAGAAGGGGTTGCTGTTAGCACTCAAGTGATTAATGAAGTTTGTGTCAATTTAATTAAGAAAGGATTGTTAGACGAGGCAGAAATTCAGCAGCTTGTTCAGGATTTTTATGAAGGGTGTCAGGTGATTGAGTTGAGTCGCCAGATTTTGATGAATGCGTCTGAACTTCGCCAACGTTACAATTTCTCGTTCTGGGATAGCTTAATTATTGCTTGTGCGTTAGAAGCTGGCATTGACACGCTTGACTCGGAAGATATGCAGAATGGGCTGATTGTATCCGAATGCCTGAGAATTGTTAATCCTTTTGTTGAAGGTGAGTCAATTATTGAGACGGAGTTCTAG
- a CDS encoding amylo-alpha-1,6-glucosidase, whose amino-acid sequence MDTLDTREWLLTNGLGGFASGTIGDARSRTYHGWLMAALNPPGDRTLLLSHLEASLEIGGQVWALGTNFWQGGEVSPLGYRLLQDFQAHPYPCWQWGEGNWQLKRGLWMPHGWGKGAQNQILVRYTYQGTEAAVLRLRLLIGDRNFHHQQSGDAETIFTQVPHPQHLDLQAMHKDRPGTPWQLAWSAGEYSVDEFWYWNYYYPEERRRGLGDREDLYSPGYLTVRLQPGESVTLLAQVGNNIKLLDFDAAVAAEHQRLEKLFAGIQPQIKISESLWAQLLRASDAFIAYRASIDGPTVIAGYPWFNDWGRDTLIALPGLALATQRYELARGLLDTFGRYCKQGLIPNTFPDSDSEPLYNSIDAALWWIETLGLYLEATQDWDFLEQHYPTARQIYKGFTAGTLFHICRDAADGLITWQGSGIAITWMDAVLDGEPITPRQGKPVEINALWYSALCWLSAWAQRLGDTNRAARYQQHAHTVERSLSKFWNRSQGYFYDTIAPDDRPDPRIRPNAIIALSLQHCGFPEQQARSVLQVAKQRLLTPYGLRSLDPQDPAYQGTYIGDRHYRDRAYHQGTVWSWLIGPFVRSWRRFYPNEPLPVDLQPFLDHFQSQACLGSVSEIFDGDSPHSPQGAVAQAWSVAELIRILV is encoded by the coding sequence ATGGATACACTAGACACGCGGGAATGGTTGCTGACTAATGGTTTGGGAGGGTTTGCGAGTGGGACAATTGGCGATGCGCGATCGCGAACCTACCACGGTTGGTTAATGGCGGCGCTGAACCCTCCGGGCGATCGCACATTGCTGCTTTCTCATTTAGAGGCGAGTTTGGAAATTGGCGGCCAGGTGTGGGCGTTAGGCACGAATTTCTGGCAGGGGGGAGAGGTTTCGCCGTTGGGCTATCGCCTCTTACAGGATTTCCAGGCGCATCCCTATCCCTGTTGGCAATGGGGGGAGGGGAATTGGCAGTTAAAGCGCGGTTTATGGATGCCGCATGGCTGGGGGAAGGGGGCGCAAAATCAAATTTTGGTTCGCTATACCTACCAGGGAACGGAGGCGGCGGTATTGCGCTTGCGGCTGCTGATTGGCGATCGCAATTTCCACCATCAGCAATCGGGCGATGCTGAGACGATTTTTACCCAAGTTCCCCACCCGCAACACCTCGACTTGCAAGCGATGCACAAGGATCGGCCGGGAACCCCTTGGCAGTTGGCTTGGAGTGCTGGGGAATATAGCGTTGATGAGTTTTGGTATTGGAACTATTATTATCCAGAGGAGCGACGGCGCGGTTTAGGCGATCGCGAAGACCTCTACAGTCCCGGCTATTTAACAGTGCGCTTGCAACCGGGAGAAAGTGTCACGCTGCTAGCACAAGTCGGCAATAATATCAAGCTTTTAGACTTTGATGCCGCCGTTGCTGCCGAACACCAACGTTTGGAGAAGCTATTTGCCGGAATTCAACCCCAAATTAAGATATCAGAGTCCCTTTGGGCGCAACTGTTACGGGCAAGCGATGCGTTTATTGCCTATCGCGCTTCCATTGATGGGCCAACCGTTATCGCCGGGTATCCGTGGTTTAATGATTGGGGACGCGATACCCTAATTGCCTTACCTGGTTTAGCCTTAGCGACGCAACGTTACGAATTGGCGCGAGGCTTGTTAGACACTTTTGGGCGCTATTGCAAACAGGGGTTAATTCCCAACACCTTCCCCGATAGCGATAGCGAACCCCTTTATAACAGTATCGATGCCGCCCTATGGTGGATTGAAACCCTAGGGCTATATTTAGAAGCCACCCAAGACTGGGACTTCCTCGAACAACACTATCCCACCGCCCGCCAAATTTATAAAGGGTTTACCGCCGGAACCTTATTTCATATCTGCCGAGATGCCGCCGATGGGTTAATAACCTGGCAGGGGAGTGGAATAGCAATCACCTGGATGGATGCGGTACTCGATGGCGAACCGATTACGCCGCGTCAGGGGAAGCCCGTAGAAATTAATGCTCTGTGGTATTCTGCATTATGCTGGCTTTCCGCTTGGGCGCAGCGGTTAGGGGATACCAACCGGGCGGCGCGATACCAGCAACACGCGCATACAGTAGAGCGTTCTCTGTCTAAATTTTGGAATCGTTCCCAAGGTTATTTTTACGATACCATTGCCCCAGACGACCGTCCCGATCCGCGCATTCGTCCCAATGCAATTATCGCCCTATCGTTGCAGCATTGCGGCTTTCCCGAACAACAGGCGCGTTCGGTGTTGCAAGTTGCCAAACAACGGCTGTTAACGCCCTATGGCTTGCGAAGTCTCGATCCGCAAGATCCAGCCTATCAGGGAACTTATATCGGCGATCGCCATTATCGCGATCGCGCCTATCATCAAGGTACCGTCTGGAGTTGGTTAATCGGCCCCTTTGTCCGCAGTTGGCGGCGATTTTACCCCAACGAACCACTTCCGGTAGATTTGCAACCGTTTCTAGACCATTTTCAATCCCAAGCCTGTTTAGGTTCAGTTTCCGAAATCTTTGACGGCGATAGTCCCCACTCTCCCCAAGGCGCAGTGGCTCAAGCTTGGTCTGTAGCGGAGTTAATTCGTATACTTGTTTAA
- a CDS encoding peroxiredoxin, which yields MTLSYESQGCLRVGQTAPDFTATAVVDQEFKTIKLSDYRGKYVVLFFYPLDFTFVCPTEITAFSDRFDEFKAVGTEVLGVSVDSEFSHLAWIQTDRKSGGVGDLNYPLVSDIKKEISAAYNVLDPESGVALRGLFIIDKDGVIQHATINNLAFGRNVDETLRTLQAIQYVQAHPDEVCPAGWQPGDKTMSPDPVKSKVYFASV from the coding sequence ATGACTTTAAGCTACGAATCTCAAGGATGCTTGCGTGTTGGACAAACTGCGCCCGACTTCACAGCTACAGCCGTTGTCGATCAAGAATTCAAAACGATTAAGCTGTCTGACTATCGTGGCAAGTATGTTGTTCTCTTCTTCTATCCCCTAGACTTTACCTTCGTTTGCCCCACCGAGATTACCGCATTTAGCGATCGCTTTGACGAATTCAAAGCCGTGGGTACAGAAGTTCTGGGTGTCTCCGTCGATAGTGAATTTTCTCACCTCGCTTGGATTCAAACCGATCGGAAATCCGGTGGCGTTGGCGACCTCAACTACCCCCTAGTTTCTGATATCAAAAAAGAAATCAGCGCCGCTTACAACGTCCTCGATCCCGAATCTGGCGTAGCCCTTAGAGGTCTATTCATCATCGACAAAGACGGCGTTATCCAACACGCCACCATCAACAACCTCGCCTTTGGTCGGAACGTAGACGAAACCCTGCGAACCCTGCAAGCCATCCAATACGTGCAAGCACACCCCGATGAAGTTTGTCCCGCAGGTTGGCAACCGGGCGACAAAACTATGAGTCCCGATCCCGTCAAGTCTAAAGTGTACTTCGCTTCTGTATAA
- a CDS encoding redoxin domain-containing protein yields the protein MLTSTDFRGLLNQRFFKNFFPVPATSPLSLGQPTPGFALTDVTNGDRTVKLTDYKDKQPVILAFTRIFTEKQYCPFCFPHIKALNENYEQFTERGIELLMITSTDLQQSKTVVKDLNLKMPLLSDPTCRVFQAYQVGQALGAPLPAQFVIDKSGILRYKHLFSFLDHNANVETLLSQCCFLSAE from the coding sequence ATGCTAACTTCTACCGATTTTCGCGGCTTACTCAACCAACGCTTCTTCAAAAACTTCTTTCCCGTTCCCGCCACCAGTCCCCTCAGCCTCGGACAACCAACTCCCGGTTTTGCCTTAACCGATGTCACCAATGGCGATCGCACCGTTAAACTAACCGACTATAAAGACAAACAACCCGTCATTCTCGCCTTTACCCGCATCTTCACCGAAAAGCAGTATTGTCCCTTTTGCTTTCCCCACATCAAAGCCCTCAACGAGAACTACGAACAGTTTACCGAACGCGGCATAGAACTGTTAATGATTACCAGCACGGACTTGCAGCAAAGCAAAACCGTCGTCAAAGACCTTAACCTAAAAATGCCCCTCCTCAGCGACCCCACCTGTCGCGTCTTCCAAGCCTACCAAGTCGGCCAAGCATTAGGCGCACCCCTACCCGCCCAATTTGTTATTGACAAATCGGGTATTTTGCGCTACAAGCATCTCTTCTCCTTCCTCGACCACAACGCCAACGTAGAAACGCTGCTTTCTCAGTGCTGCTTTCTTAGTGCTGAGTAG
- a CDS encoding DnaJ C-terminal domain-containing protein, producing MAATDFKDYYDILGVSKSASSDELKKAFRKLARKYHPDMNPGNKQAEARFKEVNEAYEVLSDPDKRRKYDQFGQYWKHAGNGTAGGWPGGGAGPGVDFGGFDFSQYGSFDEFINELLGRMGGGGGVGGPSASRRTYYRSPGSGPTGFGYDDFGGATSANLDREANLSLTFSEAFHGVEKSFSLGTENLTVRIPAGAKSGSRIRVRGKGNSMGPQRGDLYLKVDLQPHSFFQFEGDNLVCEVPVAPDEAVLGASIEVPTPEGNVTVNVPAGIRSGQSLRLRGKGWPNPKGGRGDQLVKVNIVTPKELSTVEREYYEKIRSSRTHNPRSNLSQIRL from the coding sequence ATGGCTGCAACTGATTTCAAGGATTACTATGACATCTTAGGAGTCAGTAAGTCGGCAAGTAGCGATGAGCTGAAAAAAGCCTTCCGCAAACTCGCCCGCAAATATCACCCGGATATGAATCCCGGTAACAAACAAGCCGAAGCCCGCTTCAAAGAAGTCAACGAAGCCTATGAAGTGCTTTCAGACCCCGACAAGCGCCGCAAATACGATCAATTTGGTCAGTATTGGAAGCACGCGGGTAACGGGACCGCCGGAGGTTGGCCGGGGGGTGGCGCAGGCCCAGGAGTAGACTTTGGGGGCTTTGACTTTAGCCAATACGGTAGCTTTGATGAGTTTATTAACGAACTCTTAGGTCGCATGGGTGGGGGTGGGGGCGTTGGCGGCCCTAGTGCTTCTCGACGCACCTATTACCGTTCTCCAGGAAGCGGCCCGACAGGCTTTGGTTACGATGATTTTGGCGGTGCAACCTCCGCTAATCTAGACCGAGAAGCCAACCTTTCCCTCACTTTCTCTGAAGCCTTTCACGGCGTCGAAAAAAGCTTCAGCTTAGGGACAGAGAACCTCACCGTTCGCATTCCCGCCGGTGCCAAATCTGGCAGTCGGATTCGAGTTCGCGGTAAAGGCAACTCAATGGGTCCGCAACGGGGCGACTTATATCTCAAAGTTGACTTGCAACCCCATTCTTTCTTCCAATTTGAAGGCGATAACCTCGTCTGTGAAGTGCCTGTTGCGCCCGATGAAGCCGTTCTGGGGGCGAGCATTGAAGTCCCTACTCCTGAAGGCAATGTGACGGTGAACGTGCCTGCGGGCATTCGTTCCGGTCAATCCTTGCGCCTGCGCGGTAAAGGCTGGCCCAACCCCAAAGGCGGACGCGGCGACCAATTGGTCAAAGTCAATATTGTCACCCCCAAAGAGTTAAGCACGGTAGAGCGAGAATATTACGAGAAAATCCGCTCTAGCCGCACCCATAACCCCCGCAGCAATTTGTCTCAGATTCGACTGTAA
- a CDS encoding AAA family ATPase, which produces MEQSESSARMPSNLILLIGLPGSGKSTFARQLIANCPSYQLVSTDEIRAQLFGDEGFQGSWMQVWRQVEREFHQAVQQQAPTVYDATNAKRSYRQEAIALARQSGFTLITGIWLDIPLAVCLERNRERSRQVPEEIVLQMHRQLSDAPPSLAEGLDELVRLTQNNSG; this is translated from the coding sequence GTGGAACAATCTGAATCCAGCGCGCGGATGCCTTCTAATCTCATTTTACTGATTGGTCTTCCCGGTAGCGGTAAGTCTACTTTTGCTCGCCAGTTGATAGCCAACTGTCCAAGCTATCAACTGGTTTCTACTGACGAGATTCGCGCCCAACTCTTTGGCGATGAGGGCTTTCAGGGTTCCTGGATGCAAGTTTGGCGGCAAGTTGAACGGGAATTTCACCAAGCCGTGCAACAACAAGCTCCAACCGTGTATGATGCCACCAATGCTAAACGTAGCTATCGTCAAGAGGCGATCGCTCTAGCGCGTCAATCTGGATTTACTTTAATTACCGGAATTTGGCTAGATATTCCCTTAGCTGTGTGCTTAGAACGCAACCGAGAACGCTCTCGGCAAGTTCCTGAAGAGATTGTCCTACAAATGCACCGTCAACTGAGCGATGCCCCTCCCTCCCTGGCTGAAGGGCTTGATGAATTGGTTCGCCTGACTCAAAATAATTCGGGGTAA